The nucleotide window CGATGAGGAGCGGCGCACGGTGCCCGTCGTCGGTTTTCGTCTATCCGTCTACAGGAGCCATGCGATGCAATTCAGCGATTTTTCGAACGCTGCGTTCTTCAACAATCCTTATCCGCTCTATGATGAGATGCGCGCCGCCGGGCCTCTTGTGAAACTCTCCGCGGGGCTATATGTGACCGGACGCTATTCAGTCGTGCACGATTTGCTGTTCGATCGGCGCTTTGGCAAAGGTATCGAGGCCAGCGTGAAGGCGCGATACGGAAACGCAGCGGTCGACGAGCCGATCTTTCGGATGGCGCGCCACATGCTGGCCGGCCTCAACCCGCCAACCCATACGCGGCTGCGCGCACTGGTGATGAAATCCTTTACGGCTCGCCAGCTGGAACGCTTTCGCCTCGCCTCGCATGAAATTTCGCATCGTCTTGCCGATGCGTTGATCGCCAGCGATCAACCGGACATCATCCGCGATTTTGCGTTTCCGCTGCCCGCGCAGATCATTTGCACGATCATGAATGTGCCGTTGGAAGATGCGCCGATGTTAAAGCGGCTAAGCGACGATGCATCCAGCGTGCTCGATGTCAATGTCATGAACGCAGAGCAGCTGCGCAAAGCGAACGAATCCGTGCTCGAACTGCAGCGGTATTTCACCGCGCTATTCGAGGCGCGCAGGCGCAATCCGGGCGACGACCTCATATCGCAAATGGTGGCCGCCGAAGAAGAGGGCGAGGTGATGACGAACGAGGAGCTTGTTGCGAATGTTCTGCTTCTGTTTGTGGCCGGTCATGAAACCACGACGAACATCATTGGCAACTCACTGGTTTCCTTGCATCGGCATCCGGAGCAACTCATCCTCGCCAGGTCCAATCCGGCGATCCTGCCCAATGTCATCATGGAGTGCATGCGCCATGAAACGTCGGTGCAGTCGACCATGCGGGTCGCTCTCGAAGATGCGGAGGTCGCGGGCGTTCAGGTCGCACGCGGCGACGTGGTGTTCGTCTGGCTCGGCGCGGCGCACCGCGATCCCGAGAAATTCGCCGAGCCCGACAGACTGAAGATCGACCGGTCGTTCAAGGATGTCAAAATACTGAGCTTCGGCGGCGGCCTGCACTTTTGCCTGGGCGCGCGGCTCGCAACGATGGAAATCGAAGCCGCGCTGGGCACGCTGTTTTCGCGGCTGCCGGATATGCGCATCACCAACCTCGACGATCTGCGCTGGCACAAGCGCTCGCAACTTCGCGGCGTCGAGTCTTTGCAGATAGCCCGCTCCTGATAAAGCTCTCATGGCCACCCAGCTCACTGCCGCCGTCGCATCGAAATTCGCGAATCTCGCGCTCGACCACCTGACGCGCGAGTATCCGAACCAGCTGACCCATCGGCTCGCGGGCCCGCATGATGTGCAAAGCCCGCGATCACTGCATCCGATCTTCTACGGCAGCTTCGACTGGCATTCGTGCGTACACGGGTACTGGCTCGTGCTGCGCCTTGTCGACCGCTTTCCCGATTTGCCCGAAGCCGCACGCATCGTTGAACTGGTCGACGCGCATTTCACCAACGCGAACGTGGCCGGCGAGCGCGCGTATCTGGACTTGCCCCATAATCGCGGCTTCGAGCGTCCGTACGGCTGGGCGTGGATGCTTGCGCTCGCGGCACAGGTCGAGGCATTGAAGCTACCGCAGGCCGCGCGTTGGGCACAAGCGATCGCCCCGCTCGCGAATGCGTTCGTCGAACGCTTCGAGGAATTTCTTCCGAAGTCGACTTATCCGCTCCGTGTCGGTACGCACTTCAATACCGCGTTTGCGCTAACGCACGCGCTCGATTTCGCGCGTGCGTCTTCGTCGCGCAGATCGCTCGAAACGCTGATCGTCGATACCGCGAGACGCTGGTATCTGAACGATGCGGGCTGTCAGGCGTGGGAGCCGTCCGGCGACGAATTTCTGTCGCCGTCGTTGATGGAAGCGGAATTGATGCGCCGCGTGCTCGCGCCCGCCGAGTTCGATGGCTGGTTCAGGCGCTTTCTGCCCGCGCTTGCGTCACGCGAGCCCGCCACGCTGTTCGCGCCTGCGGCGGTGTCCGATCGCAGCGACGGCAAGATCGCGCATCTCGACGGACTCAACCTCAGCCGCGCATGGTGCCAACGCTCGCTTGCACGCGCGTTGCCCGAAAGCGATGCGCGGCGCGCGGCGCTGCTCGAAGCCGCCGAGCATCATCTGCAAGACGCGCTCGGGCATGTGGCCGGCGACTACATGGGCGAGCACTGGCTTGCGACATTCGCAACGCTCGCACTCGAAGCGTAGTCAACCGGCGTTGGCGGCGCGCGGGCTCACGCCCTCGTCCTCGTTTTGAGCCTTGGGCGAAGCGATGCGGCCAAGCATCGCGTGAAATGCGCGTTTGATCCGCTCGACGCTTGCCGTCTTGTAGGGAAATGACTCGTTGTCGCCGTGCGCCAGCATGCAGGCGTTCACCTCGAACACGACGACCGCGCCTTGCGCATCGAGCGCGCAATCGATGCCAAAGTAGTCGAGCCCGATCGTCTCGCCGATCGCACGCAGCGCGGCATACTGCGTTTCGCCAAATACGCTCGCGGGATTTTCGAGGAAGGTCCGCTCCTCTTCCTGCATCCACGGCGTGCGCGCCATAGCGGTCGTAGCGTGGTGCACTTTCCACTGGTCGCCGATGGCGAGGTGGTACGGCAGGATTTCGCCGTCGACGTAGAAAAAGCGGTACTTGCGGTAATGTCCGTCCGGCGATCGGTAATCCACGAACGGTGTCAGATAGTAGTCGCAACTGTCGCCGTGCCGTTCGACGAACGCACGCACTTGCCACATCAGATGCGCCAGTTCGAAGTCGTTGCCGCCGTGCGTGCCGGCGCGCCGCAAGAGCAACGGAAACGTCCAAGGAAACGCCGCTTCGTCGGCGATCAGCGCGCGCAGTTCGGCGGTGGTGTACAAGCGCGTTTGCGGCACGATGCATCCCGGCGTATCGGCAATCAGCTTCGCAATCGATTCGCGTCCCGTGTACGCAATCCGTCGCGGATGATTGACGACGGGCTTACCGATCTGCTCGACGAACTGTTCCGCCAACGCGAGCATCGGGCCGCATTGATCGACATCGGCGATCAGATTCACCACCACATCGCCGCTATTGCGCAAGACTTCGTTGTCGTATTTGAAGTCTTGCAGCAGGTTCAGCACGTTGCTCTCGAACGGCGC belongs to Paraburkholderia sp. SOS3 and includes:
- a CDS encoding tetratricopeptide repeat protein, which codes for MSINSVLQSAFTHHREGRLDLAENLYLEVIKSAPTHWSARFGLAEVLNRTNRHDAAIGWLMPMLAEDPDECVPVHRELGFAHASAGRPRRALEHFRSILEKQPNDPETLHLVANFEQSLHLNEEADAHYRRALEHKLLVNVPSAVKPSPFSVLFVFAPGRGNTPFSYLVEGAPFESNVLNLLQDFKYDNEVLRNSGDVVVNLIADVDQCGPMLALAEQFVEQIGKPVVNHPRRIAYTGRESIAKLIADTPGCIVPQTRLYTTAELRALIADEAAFPWTFPLLLRRAGTHGGNDFELAHLMWQVRAFVERHGDSCDYYLTPFVDYRSPDGHYRKYRFFYVDGEILPYHLAIGDQWKVHHATTAMARTPWMQEEERTFLENPASVFGETQYAALRAIGETIGLDYFGIDCALDAQGAVVVFEVNACMLAHGDNESFPYKTASVERIKRAFHAMLGRIASPKAQNEDEGVSPRAANAG
- a CDS encoding DUF2891 domain-containing protein, with the protein product MATQLTAAVASKFANLALDHLTREYPNQLTHRLAGPHDVQSPRSLHPIFYGSFDWHSCVHGYWLVLRLVDRFPDLPEAARIVELVDAHFTNANVAGERAYLDLPHNRGFERPYGWAWMLALAAQVEALKLPQAARWAQAIAPLANAFVERFEEFLPKSTYPLRVGTHFNTAFALTHALDFARASSSRRSLETLIVDTARRWYLNDAGCQAWEPSGDEFLSPSLMEAELMRRVLAPAEFDGWFRRFLPALASREPATLFAPAAVSDRSDGKIAHLDGLNLSRAWCQRSLARALPESDARRAALLEAAEHHLQDALGHVAGDYMGEHWLATFATLALEA
- a CDS encoding cytochrome P450, which produces MSAFLDEERRTVPVVGFRLSVYRSHAMQFSDFSNAAFFNNPYPLYDEMRAAGPLVKLSAGLYVTGRYSVVHDLLFDRRFGKGIEASVKARYGNAAVDEPIFRMARHMLAGLNPPTHTRLRALVMKSFTARQLERFRLASHEISHRLADALIASDQPDIIRDFAFPLPAQIICTIMNVPLEDAPMLKRLSDDASSVLDVNVMNAEQLRKANESVLELQRYFTALFEARRRNPGDDLISQMVAAEEEGEVMTNEELVANVLLLFVAGHETTTNIIGNSLVSLHRHPEQLILARSNPAILPNVIMECMRHETSVQSTMRVALEDAEVAGVQVARGDVVFVWLGAAHRDPEKFAEPDRLKIDRSFKDVKILSFGGGLHFCLGARLATMEIEAALGTLFSRLPDMRITNLDDLRWHKRSQLRGVESLQIARS